In Hevea brasiliensis isolate MT/VB/25A 57/8 chromosome 13, ASM3005281v1, whole genome shotgun sequence, a single genomic region encodes these proteins:
- the LOC110658393 gene encoding transcription factor MYB17: MTSLEKKTRAQREEEVKKKKMGRTPCCDKDGVKKGAWSPEEDRILVQYIQKHGHGSWRSLPKNAGLLRCGKSCRLRWTNYLRPDIKRGPFTPEEEATIIQLHGMLGNKWASIASQLPGRTDNEIKNFWNTHLKKRVSTLDQKLQISCSSSEPINIKCESPSTRHMIQWESARVEAEARLSMESLLLNPSSSVKMEYDYFLQLWNSEVGESFRNIKGKDGEECESPISQASSSTKFGSVSIDNENMVQMMSIKQEGAHEQKDNCKPNADIITGSDSISSNEFMDYSDTVLKMLLDVPVGNGMEFTEGN, translated from the exons ATGACATCTCTTGAGAAGAAGACCAGAGCACAAAG GGAAGAGGAggtgaaaaagaagaagatgggaAGAACTCCTTGTTGCGATAAAGATGGAGTGAAGAAAGGAGCTTGGAGCCCCGAAGAAGACAGAATCTTGGTTCAATACATCCAGAAACATGGTCATGGTAGTTGGCGCTCCCTCCCTAAGAATGCAG GTCTGCTTCGATGTGGAAAGAGCTGCCGTCTACGATGGACAAACTATCTTCGCCCCGACATTAAACGAGGCCCATTTACTCCTGAAGAAGAAGCTACCATTATTCAACTTCATGGCATGCTTGGTAACAA GTGGGCATCCATAGCATCCCAATTACCAGGGAGAACTGACAATGAGATTAAGAACTTCTGgaacacacatctgaagaagcgTGTCTCTACCTTAGATCAAAAGTTGCAGATTTCTTGCTCTTCTTCTGAGCCTATCAATATAAAATGTGAGTCTCCGTCAACCCGGCACATGATACAATGGGAGAGCGCCAGGGTTGAGGCTGAGGCCCGTCTGTCAATGGAATCATTGTTGCTTAACCCATCATCATCAGTTAAGATGGAATATGATTACTTTCTCCAGTTATGGAACTCTGAAGTTGGGGAATCGTTTCGCAATATCAAGGGAAAAGATGGGGAAGAGTGTGAAAGTCCTATCTCGCAAGCATCTTCATCTACAAAATTTGGGTCTGTTTCAATTGACAATGAGAATATGGTTCAAATGATGTCCATTAAACAGGAGGGCGCTCATGAACAAAAGGATAACTGCAAACCAAATGCGGATATCATAACTGGTTCAGATTCGATCAGCTCTAATGAATTTATGGATTATTCAGATACAGTATTGAAGATGCTGTTGGATGTTCCAGTTGGCAATGGTATGGAATTCACGGAAGGAAACTGA